One Succinispira mobilis DSM 6222 genomic window carries:
- a CDS encoding sensor domain-containing diguanylate cyclase produces MKTNNKLIKKLLNTRNNKKILLTSKYYYSAFINASDRLDALYIFDAHSHKILEANEVFWEMLQYSPADLQSLYIENIIVADSAEINLNINNVLQHRVVDLGLRQYKRKDSSMLFVESKIKLFKSKKRYYIIVAIRDITDWQHIQNRLKLALQVFNTAIDGIVVTDAQGVIQLANPAYLENTGYSLEELLGMTPRILKSGRHDDSFYEDMWSSLFENGNWQGEIWNKRKNGELFPLWLMINAIKDDCGQVIMYSAVARDLSERLKYEEKIKYQAYYDGLTDLPNRRFFYQKAHDYINLAKRYNYMMSIMFIDLDGFKSVNDNLGHNIGDLLLIEVGNRLKKCVRESDTVARMGGDEFTLILAKINTIHDAEIVAKKIQNSIGQQFIINDHSIHISCSIGISIFPNHSDNEEILIKKADNAMYQAKTQGKNAYKFYTEDVQTEKIYKPLS; encoded by the coding sequence TTGAAAACTAACAATAAATTAATAAAAAAATTACTTAATACTCGTAATAATAAAAAAATATTATTGACAAGCAAGTATTATTATTCTGCATTTATTAATGCTAGTGATAGATTAGATGCTCTCTATATTTTTGATGCACATAGTCATAAAATTCTTGAGGCTAATGAAGTCTTTTGGGAAATGTTGCAATATAGTCCTGCTGATTTACAAAGCTTGTATATAGAAAATATTATTGTTGCTGATTCTGCTGAAATTAATCTAAATATCAATAATGTTTTGCAACACAGAGTCGTAGATTTAGGGTTGCGCCAATACAAACGCAAAGATTCTTCTATGCTCTTTGTCGAAAGTAAAATAAAATTATTTAAGAGTAAAAAAAGATATTATATAATTGTCGCCATCCGCGATATCACTGATTGGCAACATATTCAAAACCGTTTAAAACTCGCACTGCAAGTTTTTAATACTGCTATTGATGGAATTGTCGTAACAGATGCTCAAGGCGTAATTCAACTGGCAAATCCTGCTTATTTAGAAAATACTGGCTATTCTCTTGAAGAGTTGTTGGGAATGACACCAAGAATCCTCAAATCAGGTAGACATGATGACAGTTTTTATGAAGATATGTGGTCTTCTTTGTTTGAAAATGGCAATTGGCAAGGAGAAATATGGAATAAACGTAAAAACGGTGAACTTTTTCCTTTGTGGTTAATGATTAACGCTATAAAAGATGATTGTGGACAAGTAATAATGTATTCCGCCGTAGCTCGCGATTTATCCGAAAGACTAAAATACGAAGAAAAAATTAAGTATCAAGCTTATTATGATGGGTTAACAGATTTACCAAATCGTCGATTTTTCTATCAAAAGGCACATGACTATATAAATTTAGCTAAACGCTATAACTATATGATGTCCATTATGTTCATAGATTTAGATGGATTTAAAAGTGTTAATGATAATCTCGGTCATAATATTGGTGATTTACTGCTAATTGAAGTTGGCAATAGACTAAAAAAATGCGTCCGAGAAAGTGATACTGTTGCTAGAATGGGAGGTGACGAATTCACCCTTATTTTAGCCAAAATAAATACTATACACGATGCGGAAATCGTTGCTAAAAAAATTCAAAATTCAATCGGCCAACAATTTATTATTAATGATCATAGTATACATATATCTTGCAGCATTGGTATTAGCATTTTCCCCAATCACTCTGACAATGAAGAGATTTTAATTAAAAAAGCTGATAACGCTATGTATCAAGCTAAAACTCAAGGAAAAAACGCATATAAATTCTATACTGAAGATGTTCAGACTGAAAAAATTTATAAACCACTTTCTTAA
- a CDS encoding YibE/F family protein: MREKFIYILTIILSIAYLWFGYGQATENLHLIKDKKQEIKRVQVTEITKQTEKEFKGGGGNKKQVKIYFTASNLDNESELLNVIQESSPMFGMKMRNVQVGDQILVAKEQPKSSNWIFIEYIRSKALLILAGIFTLLLILFGGKKGISTIIALVFTCGAIFAIYIPAILSGLNIYKWTFITSIFIIITTLLLVNGANKKSLAAAIGCIGGIILAAILSVFMDKVLYLTGYVDEHSIYLANWNREVPLDLQAIIFGAIIIGAVGAIMDVAVDIAASLSELARKVEKISFSSLFQSGINIGRDIIGTMSNTLILAYIGSSLSVVLLITAYNGGNFLLLFNREMIAVEIAQALVGSIGILFTIPLTAAISAFLYRHK, translated from the coding sequence GTGCGAGAAAAATTTATATACATACTAACAATAATTTTATCTATAGCTTACCTATGGTTTGGTTATGGTCAAGCAACAGAGAATTTACATTTAATAAAGGATAAAAAGCAGGAAATTAAACGCGTACAGGTGACGGAGATAACAAAACAAACAGAGAAAGAGTTTAAAGGAGGTGGAGGTAATAAAAAGCAAGTTAAGATATATTTTACGGCCAGTAATTTAGATAATGAGTCAGAATTGTTGAACGTAATTCAAGAGTCTAGTCCAATGTTTGGGATGAAGATGCGTAACGTCCAGGTTGGTGATCAAATTCTTGTGGCCAAAGAGCAGCCAAAGAGTAGTAATTGGATATTTATTGAATATATTCGAAGTAAGGCACTATTAATATTAGCAGGCATTTTCACACTCCTGTTAATATTATTTGGTGGGAAAAAGGGTATTAGTACAATTATTGCTTTAGTATTTACTTGTGGGGCAATATTTGCAATATATATTCCTGCGATTTTATCAGGCCTAAATATCTATAAATGGACCTTTATAACTAGCATCTTTATAATAATAACCACCTTATTGTTGGTAAATGGAGCAAATAAGAAAAGTTTAGCGGCTGCCATTGGCTGTATAGGTGGCATAATTTTAGCCGCAATTTTATCAGTTTTTATGGATAAAGTATTATACTTAACTGGTTACGTGGATGAACATTCAATATATCTGGCAAACTGGAATCGTGAAGTACCATTAGATTTGCAAGCGATAATATTTGGCGCAATAATCATTGGCGCAGTAGGAGCGATTATGGATGTAGCAGTTGATATTGCGGCATCGCTAAGTGAATTAGCTAGAAAAGTTGAAAAAATTAGTTTTTCTTCCTTGTTTCAATCAGGTATAAATATTGGCAGAGATATTATTGGCACTATGAGTAATACTTTAATTTTAGCCTATATAGGTAGTTCACTTTCAGTTGTATTACTAATAACTGCTTATAATGGCGGTAATTTTTTATTGCTTTTTAATCGTGAAATGATAGCGGTAGAAATAGCACAAGCTTTAGTGGGAAGTATTGGCATTTTATTTACGATTCCACTTACGGCAGCAATTAGTGCATTTTTATATCGACATAAATAG
- a CDS encoding NAD(P)H-dependent oxidoreductase, with the protein MNNIKETILAAFNSRHACKEFDVNKKISAEDFNFILETGRLSPSSFGFEPWKFLVIQNHSLREKILPLAWGAQRQLPSASHFLILLARKATHMHAGSKYTQDIMRDLQKLPPEIVTLKSDFFKKFQEQDFDLTDERKLFDWSSKQLYIPMANMMSCAAMLGIDSCPIEGFAQKELTELLATEGILSPTEFGVAAMLAFGYRLENSPAPVKTRQPITKVVEWF; encoded by the coding sequence ATGAATAATATCAAAGAAACTATTCTTGCAGCTTTTAATTCCCGTCACGCTTGTAAAGAATTTGATGTAAATAAAAAAATCTCTGCCGAAGATTTCAACTTTATTTTGGAAACAGGTCGACTAAGCCCTAGTTCTTTTGGCTTTGAACCTTGGAAATTCCTTGTCATTCAAAATCATAGTTTGCGCGAAAAAATCCTCCCATTAGCGTGGGGTGCACAACGTCAATTACCAAGTGCAAGTCATTTTTTAATTTTACTTGCTAGAAAAGCTACGCATATGCATGCTGGCTCTAAGTACACCCAAGATATCATGCGTGACCTGCAAAAACTCCCTCCAGAAATTGTAACCTTAAAATCAGATTTCTTCAAGAAGTTTCAAGAACAAGATTTTGATTTAACAGATGAGCGTAAACTTTTTGACTGGTCTAGCAAACAACTTTATATTCCCATGGCAAATATGATGAGTTGTGCCGCAATGCTTGGCATTGACTCTTGTCCAATTGAAGGTTTCGCCCAAAAAGAACTTACCGAATTATTGGCCACCGAAGGAATTTTATCTCCAACTGAGTTTGGTGTAGCGGCTATGTTGGCTTTTGGCTATCGCCTAGAAAACTCACCTGCTCCTGTAAAAACCCGCCAACCAATAACTAAAGTAGTAGAATGGTTCTAA
- a CDS encoding YaiI/YqxD family protein — MNCAVGKIIIDADACPKAVLEICQKISGIYKVRLITVASFNHQIKNSEHIVVGNASQEADLKIMNIAQENDIVVTQDWGLAAMLLAKKVQCLNASGRVFNELQIDFLLEEREIKAKQRRAGGKTKGPKKRKLEDDSAFEQRVLEMLKGPLN; from the coding sequence ATGAATTGTGCAGTGGGGAAAATTATTATTGATGCAGATGCTTGCCCGAAGGCTGTTTTAGAAATTTGCCAAAAAATTAGTGGAATTTATAAAGTGCGTTTGATTACTGTGGCTAGCTTCAACCATCAAATAAAAAACTCAGAGCATATCGTCGTTGGTAATGCTTCGCAAGAAGCTGATTTAAAAATAATGAATATAGCTCAAGAAAATGATATAGTAGTTACACAAGACTGGGGTTTAGCGGCAATGCTTTTAGCTAAAAAAGTCCAATGCTTAAATGCTTCAGGGCGAGTTTTTAATGAATTGCAAATCGATTTTTTGCTAGAAGAACGAGAAATAAAAGCAAAGCAACGGCGCGCTGGTGGTAAGACAAAGGGACCTAAAAAACGCAAGCTAGAAGATGACAGTGCTTTTGAACAAAGAGTTTTAGAAATGCTAAAAGGACCCTTAAATTAA
- a CDS encoding 3'-5' exonuclease, translating into MNFVTIDFETANSELNSACSIGIVVVEKGIMVKKYYRLIKPVNGIFLKENIAIHGITPQMVKAEPSFQELWPEIKNILANKLVFAHNASFDTRVLKNSLACKPLDIEIRYACTVLLSRRIWQNLPNHKLGTMSNYLKIEFEHHNALEDASACAQIVLAAADLTQSRNILELIKSTKLPIKQLA; encoded by the coding sequence ATGAATTTTGTCACAATAGATTTTGAGACAGCTAATTCAGAGTTAAATAGTGCTTGCTCGATTGGTATAGTTGTTGTAGAGAAAGGCATTATGGTTAAAAAATATTATAGGTTAATTAAGCCTGTAAATGGGATTTTCTTAAAAGAAAATATTGCAATACACGGAATAACACCGCAAATGGTTAAAGCTGAACCTAGCTTTCAAGAGCTTTGGCCAGAGATTAAAAATATTTTAGCTAATAAGTTGGTTTTTGCCCATAATGCCTCTTTTGATACTAGAGTTTTAAAAAATTCATTGGCATGTAAACCGCTAGATATAGAAATTAGGTATGCATGTACAGTGTTATTATCAAGGCGAATATGGCAAAATTTGCCTAATCATAAGTTAGGAACGATGTCGAATTACTTAAAAATAGAATTTGAACATCATAATGCGCTTGAAGATGCAAGTGCTTGCGCGCAAATAGTTTTGGCAGCAGCAGATTTAACGCAAAGTCGTAATATTTTAGAGTTAATAAAGAGTACAAAACTACCAATTAAACAATTGGCTTAA
- a CDS encoding branched-chain amino acid transporter permease: protein MYLSTQEFIYLTLAIALGAIFTRFLPFIVFAGKNDLPKLVKYLGKTLTPATMGFLVVYCLRNTQINTESYIIPEFVAILLLVIIHKIKRNLLLSITLSTLVYMFLVQQVS, encoded by the coding sequence ATGTATTTGAGTACGCAAGAATTTATATATTTAACCTTAGCTATAGCTTTAGGGGCAATTTTCACTAGATTCTTGCCATTTATTGTTTTTGCTGGAAAAAACGATCTACCCAAATTAGTAAAGTATTTAGGCAAAACCCTAACACCGGCAACGATGGGCTTTTTAGTAGTATATTGTTTGCGTAATACCCAAATAAATACTGAGTCTTATATAATACCAGAATTTGTAGCTATCTTATTATTAGTAATTATTCACAAAATTAAACGCAATCTTTTATTGAGCATAACTTTGAGTACTTTAGTATATATGTTTCTTGTTCAACAAGTTAGTTAA
- a CDS encoding AzlC family ABC transporter permease — protein MSLKEFVKTLRFALPITLPVLTGLFVLGITYGILMHSKGYSAFHSFLISAIAFCGSMQFAAIPFLLSGFEPLEVVLLSVTVNIRHLFYGIAMLDKYRFLGKIKYLLIYILCDETFSIINSLEIPNDISKRVVYLTVSLLNYFYWVVGSFIGGFIGTNLKVNIQGIDFILTALFAVIFLEQLQQREKGFSAILGLGVSLILLVFLGSNSFIIPSMLTILIILILLKENFAKLVNTEEKSECI, from the coding sequence ATGTCACTGAAAGAGTTTGTTAAGACACTAAGATTTGCCTTGCCTATAACATTACCGGTTTTGACAGGGTTGTTTGTTTTGGGTATTACCTATGGTATACTTATGCATTCTAAAGGTTATTCTGCATTTCACTCGTTTTTAATTAGTGCTATTGCTTTTTGTGGTAGTATGCAGTTTGCGGCCATTCCATTTTTATTATCAGGATTTGAACCCTTAGAAGTTGTTCTGCTTAGTGTAACGGTAAATATTCGACATCTGTTTTATGGGATTGCAATGTTAGATAAATATAGATTTTTGGGTAAAATAAAATACCTATTAATTTATATCTTATGTGACGAAACATTTTCTATTATAAATAGCTTAGAAATTCCTAATGATATTTCCAAAAGAGTAGTTTATTTAACTGTATCATTATTAAATTATTTTTATTGGGTAGTGGGTTCTTTTATTGGTGGGTTTATTGGCACTAATCTCAAAGTTAATATTCAAGGAATTGATTTTATCTTAACAGCCCTGTTTGCAGTTATATTTTTAGAGCAATTGCAACAGCGTGAAAAAGGTTTTTCAGCAATATTGGGTTTAGGCGTTTCCTTAATTCTCCTAGTATTTTTAGGTTCAAATAGCTTTATAATTCCTTCGATGTTGACTATATTAATAATATTAATTTTGTTGAAAGAAAATTTTGCAAAACTAGTAAATACTGAGGAGAAATCAGAATGTATTTGA
- a CDS encoding helix-turn-helix domain-containing protein, with protein MELNLIIAENLNRLRLERNLSLGKLAELSGVSKVMLSQIEKGETNPTINTIWKIAKGLNVPYTLLIDKHELAPILVMKSEVNMQTSEDGTYRIFCYYPNNGKRNFEMFLIELDVGASYTCVGHSEKSEEYLTVLEGELLLEVNGDSYILKNEDSICFSSAFEHTYTNKGITLLKALIINLYAL; from the coding sequence ATGGAATTAAATTTAATTATTGCTGAAAATTTAAACCGCTTGCGCTTAGAAAGAAACTTGAGTTTAGGAAAACTGGCTGAGCTATCTGGCGTAAGCAAGGTAATGCTTTCTCAAATTGAAAAAGGCGAAACTAATCCTACAATTAACACTATTTGGAAAATAGCAAAAGGACTTAATGTACCTTATACCCTCCTTATCGACAAACATGAACTTGCTCCAATTCTAGTAATGAAGTCCGAAGTAAATATGCAAACAAGTGAAGATGGTACTTATCGTATTTTTTGTTATTATCCTAATAATGGCAAGCGCAACTTTGAAATGTTTTTAATTGAGCTTGATGTTGGCGCCAGTTATACTTGTGTTGGGCATTCCGAAAAATCTGAAGAATACCTTACTGTTTTGGAAGGAGAACTCCTCTTAGAAGTTAATGGTGATAGTTATATCTTGAAAAACGAAGATTCTATTTGTTTTTCTTCTGCTTTTGAACATACCTATACAAACAAAGGTATCACGCTTTTAAAAGCATTAATAATAAATTTATACGCGTTATAA
- a CDS encoding L,D-transpeptidase, with protein sequence MMSNIRLIGKIAVLLTFCGYMIFYNSLGKSCAAQYLIIDKSEFTLQVWEQNAILREYPIAIGKNSGEKTCVGDMKTPTGNFSVDEILDSRTWTHDFKDGKGEIEGAYGPYFISLVTGWEGIGIHGTHLPESIGTRSSEGCIRMGNDDLLELKTEYIYVGMTVLIKE encoded by the coding sequence ATGATGAGTAATATAAGGCTAATAGGTAAAATTGCAGTATTGTTGACCTTTTGCGGATATATGATTTTTTATAATTCATTAGGTAAATCTTGTGCGGCGCAATATTTAATTATTGATAAAAGTGAATTTACTTTACAAGTTTGGGAACAAAATGCGATACTGCGAGAATACCCTATAGCCATTGGTAAAAATTCTGGAGAGAAAACTTGTGTTGGTGATATGAAAACTCCTACAGGGAATTTTTCAGTAGATGAAATTCTAGATTCTAGAACATGGACTCATGATTTTAAAGATGGCAAAGGTGAAATCGAAGGTGCCTATGGTCCCTATTTTATCTCTTTGGTGACTGGTTGGGAAGGAATTGGTATACATGGTACGCATCTACCAGAATCTATTGGTACGAGGTCGTCAGAAGGTTGTATTCGCATGGGCAATGATGACTTACTGGAATTGAAAACTGAATATATTTATGTCGGGATGACAGTATTAATCAAAGAATAA
- a CDS encoding CGGC domain-containing protein produces the protein MNIAILVREDTAKVCTGGGCLSAFFAKEDSFERYKDLKDINLVAFTHAGGDLDKKIASFKKKNVDVVHLSSCLRSKDPNYEALAQKLSEHFQVVGYTHGSEIGKTRQAIILDKIN, from the coding sequence ATGAATATTGCTATATTGGTTAGGGAAGATACAGCTAAAGTTTGTACTGGCGGGGGTTGTTTAAGTGCATTTTTTGCTAAAGAAGATTCATTTGAGCGGTATAAAGATTTAAAGGATATAAATCTGGTAGCCTTTACTCATGCTGGTGGAGATTTAGATAAAAAAATAGCTAGTTTTAAAAAGAAAAATGTAGATGTGGTGCATTTATCATCATGTTTGCGCAGTAAAGATCCAAATTATGAAGCCTTAGCTCAAAAACTTTCTGAACATTTTCAGGTAGTTGGTTATACTCATGGTTCAGAAATCGGGAAAACCCGTCAAGCTATTATTTTAGATAAAATTAATTGA
- a CDS encoding zinc ribbon domain-containing protein YjdM, whose amino-acid sequence MEKLPKCPMCGSEYTYEDRNLFICPECAHEWTGAETNALETENVVKDVNGNILNEGDSVAIIKDLKVKGSSSVLKIGTKVKNIRLVDGDHNIDCQIDGFGAMKLKSEFVKKI is encoded by the coding sequence ATGGAGAAGTTACCTAAATGTCCAATGTGTGGTTCAGAATATACTTATGAGGATCGCAACTTATTTATTTGTCCAGAATGCGCACATGAGTGGACTGGAGCAGAAACTAATGCCCTTGAAACAGAAAATGTTGTGAAAGATGTAAATGGTAATATTTTAAATGAAGGCGATAGTGTAGCAATAATAAAAGATTTAAAAGTTAAGGGCAGTTCTTCAGTCTTGAAAATAGGGACAAAAGTTAAAAACATTCGATTGGTTGATGGGGATCATAATATCGATTGCCAAATTGATGGTTTTGGAGCAATGAAGTTGAAGTCGGAATTTGTTAAAAAAATTTAG
- a CDS encoding methyl-accepting chemotaxis protein: MNLLRIIKNSIKAKVMTFVVVCLLTTLTVLGLANFYNAKKILVSDVQDDLKHQAAGYAREIGLWKDTREAEVAILATNQAVVNGDKQAALNYLSEEVKRNPFYSRFWLVDANGQSIHTNGAKTNIADRAYFKQVMSTGKVVTTDPIISKADGKLVISVVAPIIRNNQIIGALGGTVTIDTLAEQVGQIKVAKTGYAYVIQENGLTVIHPDKEQVMKTNILEDKNVSKDLKDIAQLMVKGENSTKEYENAKGKSQYVAYAPVPRTKWSMAITVPEEEILVKLQPFAQTSIAIIVTILILACGISIIVARKLVTPIIMLNEVIEKIAKGDLSEKSLNSGFDKSHKNKDDNDELENMVLHFQIMLEKLRVLIGEISKSAEQVAASSEELTANTEQSALAVGQVAESIDKVAKGSDSQLLGVDEATLAVEKMSASIQQVAAHSENVAITAEKTAQAAKEGGVAISDTNKQMANIDKTVSNSAQVVAKLGERSKEIGQIVDTIAGIAGQTNLLALNAAIEAARAGEQGRGFAVVAEEVRKLAEQSQEAAKHIANLIGEIQIDTEQAVKAMAEGTQEVKKGSEVVGVAGKSFGEILKLIQQVSAQVTDISGAIQQVAGGSEQIVFTIQGIDKVSRETAGYTQTVSAATEEQSATMQEIAASSEDLAKMAEALRATVSEFKV, from the coding sequence ATGAATTTACTAAGGATAATCAAAAATAGCATTAAAGCGAAAGTAATGACTTTCGTCGTTGTTTGCTTATTAACGACTTTAACAGTTTTAGGATTAGCAAATTTTTATAATGCCAAAAAAATATTAGTATCTGATGTACAAGATGATTTGAAACATCAGGCAGCTGGATATGCCCGTGAAATTGGTTTGTGGAAAGATACTAGAGAAGCTGAGGTAGCAATATTAGCTACTAATCAAGCGGTAGTAAATGGTGACAAACAGGCAGCTTTAAACTATTTAAGTGAGGAAGTAAAACGGAACCCTTTTTATTCAAGATTTTGGTTGGTAGACGCTAATGGGCAATCAATTCATACAAATGGTGCAAAGACAAATATTGCGGATCGGGCTTATTTTAAACAAGTTATGAGCACTGGTAAGGTAGTTACAACTGACCCGATAATATCTAAAGCTGATGGTAAATTAGTTATATCGGTAGTTGCTCCGATAATAAGGAATAATCAAATAATTGGTGCCTTAGGTGGTACGGTAACAATTGATACTTTAGCTGAGCAAGTTGGGCAAATTAAAGTTGCCAAAACAGGTTATGCTTATGTAATTCAGGAAAATGGGTTAACAGTTATACATCCTGACAAAGAGCAAGTAATGAAAACTAATATTCTTGAAGACAAAAATGTTAGTAAAGATTTGAAAGATATTGCTCAGTTAATGGTTAAGGGAGAAAATTCAACTAAAGAATACGAAAACGCTAAGGGGAAAAGTCAATATGTAGCATATGCCCCAGTGCCAAGAACAAAATGGAGTATGGCGATAACTGTACCTGAAGAAGAGATTTTGGTAAAGCTACAACCTTTTGCACAAACATCGATAGCAATTATTGTTACTATTCTAATTTTAGCATGTGGAATTAGTATTATAGTTGCGCGTAAATTAGTTACTCCTATCATTATGTTAAATGAAGTTATTGAAAAAATTGCCAAAGGTGATTTAAGTGAAAAATCTTTAAACAGTGGATTTGATAAATCACATAAGAATAAAGATGATAATGATGAATTAGAAAATATGGTTCTACATTTCCAAATTATGCTGGAAAAATTACGAGTATTAATTGGGGAAATATCAAAATCAGCTGAACAGGTAGCGGCCTCTTCAGAAGAACTAACGGCGAATACGGAACAGTCTGCTTTAGCTGTAGGACAAGTTGCAGAATCAATAGATAAAGTAGCTAAAGGGAGTGACTCGCAATTATTAGGTGTTGACGAGGCAACTTTAGCTGTTGAAAAAATGTCGGCAAGTATTCAACAAGTGGCAGCACATTCGGAAAATGTTGCGATAACTGCTGAAAAAACAGCACAAGCTGCAAAAGAGGGAGGAGTTGCGATATCTGATACTAATAAGCAGATGGCTAATATTGATAAAACAGTAAGCAACTCGGCTCAAGTAGTAGCTAAGTTAGGAGAACGTTCTAAAGAAATTGGACAAATTGTTGATACTATTGCAGGTATAGCAGGGCAAACTAATTTATTAGCACTGAATGCGGCTATTGAAGCGGCAAGAGCTGGAGAACAAGGTCGTGGGTTTGCAGTTGTTGCTGAAGAAGTGCGTAAGTTAGCGGAACAATCGCAAGAAGCAGCAAAACATATTGCTAACTTAATCGGAGAAATTCAAATAGATACAGAGCAGGCTGTAAAGGCTATGGCTGAAGGAACTCAAGAAGTGAAAAAAGGTTCTGAAGTCGTGGGGGTTGCAGGAAAATCTTTTGGCGAAATTCTAAAACTAATTCAACAAGTTTCGGCACAAGTAACAGATATATCTGGAGCAATTCAACAGGTGGCCGGAGGTAGCGAGCAGATAGTTTTTACAATTCAAGGTATTGATAAAGTTAGTAGAGAAACTGCGGGATATACGCAAACTGTATCGGCGGCGACGGAAGAACAATCAGCAACAATGCAGGAAATAGCAGCATCGAGTGAAGATTTAGCTAAGATGGCCGAAGCATTGCGTGCAACTGTAAGTGAGTTTAAAGTTTAA
- a CDS encoding DAK2 domain-containing protein, with protein MENKEIINGLDFKKMILVAYRKFSKEHESINKLNVFPVPDGDTGTNMLLTLGSVAKAIESSRENNIGVLSKIAADSAIMGARGNSGVIFSQIFRGLARGLSGKAQAGSAEIGKAFKYAVLYAYRAVATPVEGTILTVAKGIAKGTYRATKDKLNIKQILIAAIEYGNQELGKTPDLLPVLKQAGVVDAGGKGLLVFLEGCLQGLLNSEESIKVNNLETVIVEDNYKKELETYEIIRPYCTEFIIKNTKIKVKEVRESLVDKGDSMVVVATDELIKVHIHTDHPGRILEMAMSWGSLHDIKIDNMADQYHNNEHIQLRAPKSLAIISVASGDGISKIMEELGAEIIIAGGQTMNPAVEDFMAAIHSNIAEKYIILPNNKNIILAANQVKKLASERVEVLATDDIAQGIAAIMVFDSSETLEKNLQIMSTRIQKVSSAAITTAVRDSYLGDSLVKKGSHIGVVKNKVITFAGDIATVLLNTLNLIVKEDSEIITLYSGAELTITELESSVDLVKNTYPQLEVEVYSGGQPLYHYFIAVE; from the coding sequence TTGGAGAATAAGGAAATTATAAATGGGTTAGATTTTAAAAAGATGATATTGGTTGCTTATCGGAAATTTTCGAAAGAGCATGAATCGATAAATAAATTAAATGTATTTCCAGTGCCTGATGGAGATACAGGAACAAACATGTTGTTGACGCTAGGCTCAGTTGCTAAAGCCATAGAGTCAAGTCGGGAAAACAACATTGGTGTTTTAAGCAAAATTGCTGCTGATAGTGCAATTATGGGTGCAAGAGGTAACTCAGGAGTTATTTTTTCACAAATTTTTCGGGGGTTAGCGCGAGGGTTAAGCGGTAAAGCCCAAGCTGGTTCAGCGGAAATAGGCAAAGCTTTTAAATATGCAGTACTCTATGCTTATCGTGCTGTAGCAACACCTGTAGAGGGAACAATTTTAACAGTAGCCAAGGGCATAGCAAAAGGAACGTATCGCGCAACTAAAGATAAGTTAAATATTAAACAAATTTTAATTGCAGCTATCGAATATGGAAATCAAGAGTTAGGAAAAACACCAGACTTATTGCCGGTTTTAAAACAAGCCGGGGTGGTAGATGCTGGCGGTAAAGGACTTTTGGTTTTTCTTGAAGGTTGTTTACAAGGGTTGTTAAATAGTGAGGAATCGATTAAGGTAAATAATTTGGAGACAGTTATTGTTGAAGACAACTATAAAAAAGAGCTGGAAACATATGAAATTATTCGTCCGTATTGCACTGAGTTTATAATAAAAAATACTAAAATTAAAGTAAAAGAAGTTCGAGAAAGCTTAGTTGATAAAGGTGATTCTATGGTTGTTGTAGCTACAGATGAATTGATTAAAGTACATATTCATACCGATCATCCTGGCAGAATATTAGAAATGGCTATGTCTTGGGGTAGTCTACATGATATTAAAATTGATAATATGGCGGATCAGTATCACAATAATGAACATATACAATTACGAGCTCCAAAGTCACTAGCAATAATTAGTGTTGCCTCAGGTGATGGAATATCTAAAATAATGGAAGAGTTGGGAGCAGAAATAATAATAGCGGGTGGGCAAACTATGAATCCAGCTGTTGAGGATTTTATGGCAGCAATTCATAGTAATATAGCAGAAAAATATATTATTTTACCCAATAATAAAAATATTATCCTGGCGGCAAATCAAGTGAAAAAATTAGCCAGTGAGCGAGTTGAAGTTTTGGCTACTGATGATATTGCCCAAGGGATAGCAGCTATAATGGTTTTTGACAGCAGTGAGACTCTAGAAAAAAACTTGCAAATTATGAGTACTAGAATTCAGAAGGTTAGTTCTGCGGCTATTACTACAGCGGTTCGTGATAGTTATTTAGGTGATAGTCTCGTAAAAAAAGGATCTCATATTGGTGTAGTTAAGAATAAAGTAATAACCTTTGCAGGAGATATAGCAACGGTTTTGTTAAATACATTAAATTTAATTGTAAAGGAAGATTCAGAAATAATTACATTGTATTCTGGTGCAGAATTAACAATAACAGAGCTTGAATCAAGTGTTGATTTAGTTAAAAATACATATCCACAATTAGAAGTAGAGGTGTATTCAGGCGGACAACCACTATATCACTATTTCATTGCTGTAGAATAG